A window from Synechococcus sp. RSCCF101 encodes these proteins:
- a CDS encoding RluA family pseudouridine synthase, whose amino-acid sequence MDPTASTPPATGFGEGPGELLTLHYPKPLPMRLDRWLVSQRPEQSRARIQKFIDAGYVRVNGVAARAKTPLREGDAVQLWMPPPEPLPYLQPQPIPLDVLFEDDSIIVLNKPAGLTVHPAPGNRDGTLVNGLLHHCPDLPGISGKLRPGIVHRLDKDTTGCLVVAKSQQALVALQGQIQRRVASREYLAVVHGSPRDDAGTIEGPIGRHPVDRKKYAVVAEGQGRDARTHWTVLERFGDHTLMRFRLDTGRTHQIRVHCAHIGHPLVGDATYSRCRRLPVALPGQALHAVQLGLNHPVTRERLIFEAPLPEAFERLLTALRRRRSPG is encoded by the coding sequence ATGGATCCCACAGCCAGCACCCCCCCGGCCACCGGCTTCGGCGAGGGGCCGGGCGAACTGCTCACCCTCCACTACCCGAAGCCGCTGCCGATGCGTCTCGACCGCTGGCTGGTGAGCCAGCGGCCCGAGCAGAGCCGGGCCCGCATCCAGAAGTTCATCGATGCCGGGTATGTGCGCGTCAACGGGGTGGCGGCCCGCGCCAAGACGCCCCTGCGGGAGGGGGATGCGGTGCAGTTGTGGATGCCGCCGCCGGAGCCGCTGCCCTACCTGCAGCCTCAGCCGATCCCCCTGGATGTGCTGTTCGAGGACGATTCGATCATCGTGCTCAACAAGCCGGCCGGTCTCACGGTGCATCCGGCCCCGGGCAACCGCGACGGCACGCTGGTGAATGGCCTGCTGCACCACTGCCCGGACCTCCCGGGCATCAGCGGCAAGCTGCGGCCCGGCATCGTCCACCGGCTCGACAAGGACACCACCGGCTGCCTGGTGGTGGCCAAGAGCCAGCAGGCCCTGGTGGCCCTGCAGGGCCAGATCCAGCGGCGGGTGGCCTCCAGGGAGTACCTGGCGGTGGTGCACGGATCGCCCCGGGACGACGCGGGCACGATCGAGGGCCCCATCGGTCGCCATCCGGTGGACCGCAAGAAGTACGCCGTGGTGGCGGAGGGGCAGGGCCGCGATGCCCGCACCCACTGGACGGTGCTGGAGCGCTTCGGGGATCACACCCTGATGCGTTTCCGGCTCGACACCGGCCGCACCCACCAGATCCGGGTGCACTGCGCCCACATCGGCCATCCCCTGGTGGGCGATGCCACCTACAGCCGCTGCCGCCGCCTGCCGGTGGCCCTGCCGGGCCAGGCGCTGCACGCCGTGCAGCTGGGGTTGAACCACCCGGTGACCCGGGAGCGGCTGATCTTCGAGGCGCCCCTGCCCGAGGCTTTCGAACGCCTGCTCACGGCCCTGCGTCGCCGGCGGTCGCCGGGCTGA
- the pgk gene encoding phosphoglycerate kinase has product MTKRSLASLSDDQLRGKRVLVRVDFNVPLNEAGAITDDTRIRAALPTIRDLSGKGARVILAAHFGRPKGKVNESMRLTPVAARLAELLGQPVTKTDDCIGAEAEAKVGAMADGDVLLLENVRFHAAEEANDAAFAGSLAALADVYVNDAFGAAHRAHASTEGVARLLSQSVAGYLMEKELQYLQGAVDDPKRPLAAIVGGSKVSSKIGVLEALIDKCDKVLIGGGMIFTFYKARGLAVGKSLVEEDKLDLARELEAKAKAKGVELLLPSDVVLADSFSPDAASQVSGIDAIPDGWMGLDIGPDSVALFQKALADCKTVIWNGPMGVFEFDRFANGTNAIATTLAELSGSGCCTIIGGGDSVAAVEKAGLAEKMSHISTGGGASLELLEGKVLPGVAALDDA; this is encoded by the coding sequence ATGACGAAACGATCCCTGGCCAGCCTCAGCGACGACCAACTGCGGGGCAAACGGGTGCTGGTGCGGGTCGATTTCAATGTGCCGCTCAATGAGGCCGGCGCCATCACCGATGACACCCGCATCCGTGCCGCCCTTCCCACCATCCGCGACCTCAGCGGCAAGGGGGCCCGGGTGATCCTGGCCGCCCACTTCGGCCGCCCCAAGGGCAAGGTGAACGAGAGCATGCGGCTGACGCCGGTGGCGGCCCGCCTGGCCGAGCTGCTCGGTCAGCCGGTGACCAAGACGGATGACTGCATCGGCGCCGAAGCGGAGGCTAAGGTGGGCGCCATGGCGGACGGCGATGTGCTGCTGCTGGAGAACGTGCGCTTCCACGCCGCCGAGGAGGCCAACGACGCGGCCTTCGCCGGCAGCCTCGCGGCCCTGGCCGATGTGTACGTCAACGACGCCTTCGGCGCGGCCCACCGTGCCCACGCCTCCACCGAGGGCGTGGCCCGCCTGCTGAGCCAGAGTGTGGCCGGCTATCTGATGGAGAAGGAGCTGCAGTACCTGCAGGGTGCTGTGGATGACCCGAAGCGTCCTCTGGCGGCGATCGTGGGCGGCTCGAAGGTGAGCAGCAAGATCGGCGTGCTCGAGGCCCTGATCGACAAGTGCGACAAGGTGCTGATCGGCGGCGGCATGATCTTCACCTTCTACAAGGCGCGCGGCCTGGCGGTGGGCAAGAGCCTCGTCGAGGAGGACAAGCTGGATCTGGCCCGCGAGCTGGAGGCCAAGGCCAAGGCCAAGGGTGTGGAGCTTCTGCTGCCCAGCGACGTGGTGCTGGCCGACAGCTTCTCGCCCGATGCGGCCAGCCAGGTGAGCGGCATCGACGCCATCCCCGACGGCTGGATGGGGCTGGACATCGGTCCCGACTCGGTGGCCCTGTTCCAGAAGGCCCTGGCCGACTGCAAGACGGTGATCTGGAACGGACCGATGGGTGTGTTCGAGTTCGACCGCTTCGCCAACGGCACCAACGCCATCGCCACCACCCTGGCGGAACTGAGCGGCAGCGGCTGCTGCACGATCATCGGCGGCGGCGACTCGGTGGCCGCTGTGGAGAAGGCGGGTCTGGCCGAGAAGATGAGCCACATCTCCACCGGCGGTGGGGCCAGCCTGGAGCTGCTGGAAGGCAAGGTGCTGCCCGGCGTCGCCGCGCTCGACGACGCCTGA
- a CDS encoding NAD(P)-dependent oxidoreductase: protein MTGSDRLPLAGFIGLGALGAPMAQRWLQAGVSLWVHNRSRERERPLAVAGARRAANPAELAAGCRLVGLCLSDDAAVETVLQQARPALQTGSLVIDFSTIAPATSRRMAASLEPLGVHYIDAPVTGGTEGAAAGTLSVLVGGRAEDLERARPLLEIVGGRISHLGPVGAGQEAKAVNQVLVAGSYAAVAEAMALGERLGLPMEQVIAALSSGAAGSWALDHRAKGMLARRFPLGFRLTLHHKDLGIALAAAGDLPLPVTRLVARLEAELIAAGHGDEDVSALMRGIGGDGPERGGDGSDQSSSRSR, encoded by the coding sequence ATGACCGGATCTGACCGCCTGCCGCTGGCGGGCTTCATCGGCCTCGGTGCCCTCGGAGCTCCAATGGCGCAGCGATGGCTGCAGGCCGGAGTGTCGCTGTGGGTGCACAACCGTTCCCGTGAGCGGGAGCGCCCCCTGGCGGTGGCCGGTGCCCGCCGCGCGGCAAATCCCGCCGAGCTGGCCGCCGGCTGCCGGCTGGTCGGCCTCTGCCTGAGCGACGACGCCGCGGTGGAGACCGTGTTGCAGCAGGCGCGGCCAGCTCTGCAGACCGGCAGCCTGGTGATCGACTTCTCCACCATCGCCCCTGCGACCAGCCGGCGGATGGCGGCGAGCCTGGAGCCACTCGGGGTGCACTACATCGATGCCCCCGTCACCGGCGGCACGGAGGGGGCCGCGGCGGGCACCCTGTCGGTGCTGGTCGGAGGCCGAGCCGAAGACCTGGAGCGGGCCCGACCGCTGCTGGAGATCGTGGGCGGGCGCATCAGCCACCTGGGACCGGTGGGGGCCGGCCAGGAGGCCAAGGCCGTGAACCAGGTGCTGGTGGCCGGCAGCTACGCCGCCGTGGCCGAAGCCATGGCCCTCGGCGAGCGGCTGGGTCTGCCGATGGAACAGGTGATCGCGGCCCTCTCCAGCGGCGCCGCCGGCTCCTGGGCCCTGGATCATCGGGCCAAGGGAATGCTGGCGCGCCGCTTTCCACTCGGCTTCCGGCTGACCCTCCACCACAAGGACCTTGGCATCGCCCTGGCGGCGGCCGGCGATCTGCCGCTGCCGGTGACCCGGCTGGTGGCCCGGCTGGAAGCGGAGCTCATCGCGGCCGGCCATGGCGACGAGGATGTCTCCGCGCTGATGCGGGGGATCGGGGGCGACGGCCCCGAGCGCGGCGGCGACGGTTCCGATCAGAGCTCGAGCCGATCGCGCTGA
- a CDS encoding DUF2062 domain-containing protein, translating to MVSSPTNRSTGSLRHQFRPLRQVRRFTTWLWRQEGTPGQRARGLAVGVFSGCFPFFGLQTLIGIALASLVRGNHLLAAAGTWISNPFTYLPLYWFNYRLGCWLLGPGAGGLDLATLRSGGLAEADLWEQGWSFSSRLLLGSSLVGLAAAAAAGALCWWLLERQAGQAAADQQGQSIRSM from the coding sequence ATGGTGTCCTCTCCGACCAACCGCAGCACCGGCTCACTCCGGCACCAGTTTCGGCCGCTCCGCCAGGTGCGCCGCTTCACCACCTGGCTGTGGCGGCAGGAGGGCACCCCGGGCCAGCGCGCCCGCGGCCTGGCAGTGGGCGTGTTCAGCGGCTGCTTCCCGTTCTTCGGGCTGCAGACCCTGATCGGCATCGCCCTGGCCAGCCTGGTGCGGGGCAACCACCTGCTGGCCGCGGCCGGCACCTGGATCAGCAATCCCTTCACCTACCTGCCGCTGTACTGGTTCAACTACCGGCTCGGCTGCTGGCTGCTGGGCCCGGGGGCCGGCGGCCTGGACCTGGCGACGCTGCGCAGCGGCGGCCTGGCGGAGGCGGATCTGTGGGAACAGGGCTGGAGCTTCAGCAGCCGTCTGCTGCTCGGATCAAGCCTGGTGGGTCTGGCGGCAGCAGCGGCGGCGGGCGCTCTCTGCTGGTGGCTGCTGGAGCGCCAGGCCGGCCAGGCCGCCGCGGATCAGCAGGGACAGAGCATCAGGTCGATGTGA
- a CDS encoding universal stress protein, which produces MFATVLLPIDRSREAAEASTRALELAREHGSRVVLLAVVEAEREAMQDPARVAELLERARQPFAAASIACEVLEREGKPAFVICDVADEIDADLIVMSTRGVSIEEDEHSTASRVIQLSPCPVLVVP; this is translated from the coding sequence ATGTTCGCCACGGTTCTGCTGCCCATCGACCGCAGCCGCGAGGCGGCGGAGGCCAGCACCCGGGCGCTTGAGCTCGCCCGCGAGCACGGCAGCCGGGTGGTGCTGCTGGCGGTGGTGGAGGCCGAGCGCGAAGCGATGCAGGACCCGGCCCGGGTGGCCGAACTGCTCGAGCGCGCCCGCCAGCCCTTCGCCGCGGCCTCGATTGCCTGCGAGGTGCTGGAGCGGGAGGGCAAGCCGGCGTTCGTGATCTGCGATGTGGCCGATGAGATCGACGCTGATCTGATCGTGATGAGCACCCGTGGCGTCAGCATCGAGGAGGACGAACACAGCACCGCCAGCCGTGTGATCCAGCTCTCCCCGTGTCCGGTGCTGGTGGTGCCCTGA
- a CDS encoding bifunctional (p)ppGpp synthetase/guanosine-3',5'-bis(diphosphate) 3'-pyrophosphohydrolase translates to MLEGAASERTAAGAGLDGRPAAPLAGCRKIAPDDYGIPLPEWLRACLIQVPPGAGQFCPTDPEALLPAAFHFAFQLHEGQFRASGEPYITHPVAVADLLREIGAGPSVIAAGFLHDVVEDTDVSPEEIEAHFGAEVRGLVEGVTKLGGIHFTNRTEAQAENLRKMFLAMASDIRVVLVKLADRLHNMRTIGPLRPEKQQRIARETREIYAPLANRLGIGRLKWELEDLAFKVLESEGYRQVQQEVASKRSDREQRLGVTVELLRQRLCAAGLDACEVSGRPKHLYGIWSKMQRQQKAFHEIYDVAAVRIITPSLDNCYRALAVVHDTFRPIPGRFKDYIGLPKPNGYQSLHTAVIGRHRPIEVQIRTAEMHRVAEFGIAAHWKYKEGGSPANGGSEAERFNWLRQLLDWQQDGAKDDHSDYLASIKEDLFDEEVFVFTPKGDVVGLRKDSTPVDFAYRIHSEVGNHCQGARINDRLCPLDTALENGDFVQILTSKSAHPSLDWLNFVATPTARNRIRQWYKRSHREENMQRGRVMLERELGRGGLDSLLQGEAMARVARRCNLQASDDLLAALGFGGVTLHQVLNRLREELRLLSESSSPQPSNEDLARSLQQGAAPAGQTTRTAPVSAADSPILGLEGLEYRMGGCCGPLPGEAIVGTVALGNHGITIHRQDCGNAGAIPAERRLPVRWNPARAATAGHRYPVQLRIDVLDRVGILKDILTRLSDSRINVSDARVRTTAGKPARIDLRIELESGDQLRTTMAQIRSMADVLDLCRAGIGG, encoded by the coding sequence ATGCTTGAGGGGGCGGCCAGCGAGCGGACAGCCGCGGGAGCGGGCCTCGACGGCCGCCCTGCCGCTCCGCTCGCCGGTTGCCGCAAGATCGCTCCGGACGATTACGGCATCCCCCTGCCTGAGTGGCTGCGGGCCTGTCTGATTCAGGTGCCGCCGGGGGCGGGCCAGTTCTGCCCCACCGATCCGGAGGCCCTGCTCCCGGCCGCCTTCCATTTCGCCTTCCAGCTGCACGAGGGCCAGTTCCGCGCCAGCGGCGAGCCCTACATCACCCATCCGGTGGCCGTGGCCGATCTGCTGCGGGAGATCGGAGCCGGCCCCTCGGTGATCGCCGCCGGTTTCCTGCACGACGTGGTGGAGGACACCGACGTGTCGCCCGAGGAGATCGAGGCCCACTTCGGGGCCGAGGTGCGGGGGCTGGTGGAGGGCGTCACCAAGCTGGGCGGCATTCATTTCACCAACCGCACCGAGGCCCAGGCTGAGAACCTGCGCAAGATGTTCCTGGCCATGGCCAGCGACATCCGCGTCGTGCTGGTGAAGCTGGCGGACCGCCTCCACAACATGCGCACCATCGGCCCGCTGCGACCGGAGAAGCAGCAGCGCATCGCCCGGGAGACCCGCGAGATCTACGCCCCGCTGGCCAACCGGCTCGGGATCGGCCGGCTCAAGTGGGAACTGGAGGATCTGGCCTTCAAGGTGCTCGAGTCCGAGGGCTACCGCCAGGTGCAGCAGGAGGTGGCCAGCAAGCGCAGCGACCGGGAGCAGCGTCTGGGAGTCACGGTGGAACTGCTGCGGCAGCGGCTCTGCGCGGCGGGGCTCGATGCGTGCGAGGTGAGCGGCCGGCCCAAACACCTCTATGGCATCTGGAGCAAGATGCAGCGCCAGCAGAAGGCCTTCCACGAGATCTACGACGTGGCGGCGGTGCGGATCATCACCCCCTCGCTCGACAACTGCTACCGGGCCCTGGCGGTGGTGCACGACACCTTCCGCCCGATTCCCGGCCGGTTCAAGGACTACATCGGTCTGCCCAAGCCCAACGGCTACCAGTCGCTGCACACGGCGGTGATCGGCCGTCACCGGCCGATCGAGGTGCAGATCCGCACCGCCGAGATGCACCGGGTGGCCGAGTTCGGCATTGCCGCCCACTGGAAGTACAAGGAGGGGGGCTCACCCGCCAACGGCGGTTCGGAGGCCGAGCGCTTCAACTGGCTGCGGCAGCTGCTCGACTGGCAGCAGGACGGCGCTAAGGACGACCACAGCGACTACCTGGCCTCGATCAAGGAGGACCTCTTCGATGAGGAGGTGTTCGTGTTCACGCCCAAGGGCGATGTGGTGGGCCTGCGCAAGGACTCCACACCAGTGGACTTCGCCTATCGCATTCACTCGGAGGTGGGCAACCACTGCCAGGGCGCACGCATCAACGACCGCCTCTGCCCGCTGGACACGGCCCTGGAGAACGGCGACTTCGTGCAGATCCTCACCAGCAAATCAGCCCATCCCAGCCTCGACTGGCTCAATTTCGTGGCCACTCCCACGGCTCGCAACCGCATCCGCCAGTGGTACAAGCGCAGCCACCGGGAGGAGAACATGCAGCGCGGCCGCGTCATGCTCGAGCGCGAGCTGGGTCGCGGCGGGCTCGACAGCCTGCTTCAGGGCGAGGCGATGGCGCGCGTGGCCCGCCGCTGCAACCTTCAGGCCAGCGACGACCTGCTGGCGGCCCTCGGCTTCGGGGGAGTCACCCTGCATCAGGTGCTCAACCGGCTGCGGGAGGAGCTGCGCCTGCTCAGCGAGAGCAGCAGCCCGCAGCCCAGCAACGAGGATCTGGCCCGCAGCCTGCAGCAGGGAGCTGCCCCGGCCGGCCAGACCACCCGCACCGCTCCGGTCAGCGCCGCCGACAGCCCGATCCTCGGCCTCGAGGGCCTCGAGTACCGGATGGGCGGCTGCTGCGGGCCCCTGCCCGGGGAAGCGATCGTGGGCACGGTGGCCCTGGGCAACCACGGCATCACGATCCACCGGCAGGACTGCGGCAATGCCGGGGCGATTCCGGCCGAGCGGCGCCTGCCGGTGCGCTGGAACCCGGCCCGCGCCGCGACCGCCGGCCATCGCTACCCGGTGCAGCTCCGCATCGATGTGCTCGATCGGGTCGGCATCCTCAAGGACATCCTCACCCGCCTCTCCGACAGCCGCATCAACGTGAGCGACGCGCGCGTGCGCACCACCGCCGGCAAGCCGGCCCGGATCGACCTCCGCATCGAACTGGAGAGCGGCGATCAGCTGCGCACCACCATGGCCCAGATCCGCTCGATGGCCGATGTGCTCGATCTCTGCCGGGCCGGTATCGGCGGCTGA
- a CDS encoding CHAT domain-containing protein — protein MRAVRHRLLPLLLVAGGTVLIGPAPPLVRAQTPPGLSAKILQMERDREEEFEAFFGEDLASVEKEPDRIAADLERMSRQSGQRSALLYAIPRGDHLHLVLIPPGGTPIVRDLYEVPDERLVPTAARFHSSILRLDLASSRSLGRQLHEWIVAPFAGELEAMDIDLLLFCLGDGLKGLALSALHDGEGYLIERYALTRIPAFNLIEARAIDRASPRLLAAAASRFKAPDVTPLPAVSRELEAIGEHQTMTILRDEAFTRANVERRLVAGGRPIVHVASHAQFRPGSPQESYLQLWDSRLSLDQFDALPWDAAGTELLVLSACQTSVGDAAAENGFAGLALKAGVPAAIGTLWPVQDVATARLMARFYQALPDAPTTAAALRDAQLSLLKGDDAPGPDSALPYFWAGFTMLSSPW, from the coding sequence ATGCGGGCTGTGCGCCACCGTCTGCTCCCCCTGCTGCTGGTTGCCGGTGGCACCGTCCTGATCGGCCCGGCTCCCCCGCTGGTGCGGGCGCAGACCCCGCCGGGACTGAGCGCCAAGATCCTGCAGATGGAGCGTGACAGGGAGGAGGAGTTCGAAGCCTTCTTCGGGGAGGATCTGGCCAGCGTGGAGAAGGAGCCGGACCGGATCGCCGCCGATCTGGAGCGGATGAGCCGCCAGAGCGGCCAACGCTCGGCGCTGCTCTATGCCATTCCGCGGGGGGATCACCTGCACCTGGTGCTGATCCCGCCGGGCGGCACCCCGATCGTGCGCGACCTGTACGAGGTGCCGGATGAACGGCTCGTCCCGACGGCGGCCCGGTTCCACTCCTCGATTCTCAGGCTCGATCTGGCCAGCAGCCGCTCGCTCGGCCGCCAGCTGCACGAGTGGATCGTCGCTCCCTTCGCCGGGGAGCTGGAGGCGATGGACATCGACCTGCTGCTCTTCTGCCTGGGCGACGGCCTCAAGGGCCTGGCGCTCTCGGCCCTGCACGACGGCGAGGGCTATCTGATCGAGCGCTACGCCCTCACGCGCATTCCGGCGTTCAACCTGATCGAGGCCCGGGCGATCGATCGCGCATCGCCCCGTCTCCTGGCGGCGGCGGCGTCCCGGTTCAAGGCACCGGACGTCACGCCGCTGCCGGCCGTGTCCAGGGAACTGGAGGCGATCGGGGAACACCAGACCATGACCATCCTCAGAGACGAGGCCTTCACACGGGCGAACGTCGAGCGTCGCCTGGTGGCCGGAGGCCGACCCATCGTTCATGTCGCGTCCCATGCTCAGTTCCGGCCCGGCAGTCCGCAGGAGTCGTATCTGCAGCTCTGGGATTCCCGGCTCAGCCTGGATCAGTTCGATGCCCTGCCCTGGGACGCCGCCGGCACTGAACTGCTCGTTCTCTCGGCCTGTCAGACCAGCGTCGGCGATGCAGCCGCGGAGAACGGCTTCGCCGGCCTGGCTCTCAAGGCGGGGGTGCCCGCCGCGATTGGCACACTCTGGCCCGTGCAGGATGTGGCCACCGCCAGGCTGATGGCCCGCTTCTATCAGGCTCTTCCGGACGCCCCCACCACCGCCGCCGCCCTGCGGGACGCACAACTCTCCCTGCTGAAGGGTGACGACGCGCCAGGCCCTGACTCCGCCCTGCCGTATTTCTGGGCGGGTTTCACGATGCTGAGCAGTCCCTGGTGA
- the nikE gene encoding ABC transporter ATP-binding protein gives MPTSAGAAATVGADTPVLQLENLRLHYPGSADATLNGLSLELGAGDRLALVGPSGCGKSTVARAVMQLLPAGSRCEGGLLLCGRDPRRLPSAGLRRLRGEAAGLVFQDPMTRLNPLLTVGRHLSDTLSAHRPDWTRQQVARRCRDLLERVGIGAARSRAYPHEFSGGMRQRLAIALAIALEPPLVIADEPTTSLDVAVAGQVMAELSGLCRELGSALLLISHDLAMAARWCDRMAVLDQGRVVEIGPAARVLTAPRAELTRRLVAAARRREGEGTPDLPDRSEAPRPVLQVEDLRCWHNLAPLPWQRQWLKAVDGVDLVVRAGETVGVVGASGCGKSTLCRALMGLVPIRGGRVRLDGVDLAGLPSGRRRLARRGMQMVFQDPLACLNPTMTVLDAVADPLRIHGLAGRSAARERARLLLEQVGLSPAEHFGERRPRQLSGGQQQRVAIARALILEPRLLVCDESVSMLDAEVQAEVLALLRGLQERLGLAMVFVTHDLAVAGGFCHRLIVLERGRIVEQGPGDALLQAPQAAITRTLVEACPRLPVSPATAGDAGP, from the coding sequence ATGCCCACGTCCGCAGGGGCCGCCGCGACGGTCGGCGCGGACACGCCGGTGCTGCAGCTCGAGAACCTGCGGCTCCATTACCCCGGCAGTGCTGACGCCACCCTGAACGGCCTCAGCCTGGAGCTGGGGGCGGGTGATCGCCTGGCCCTGGTGGGCCCGTCCGGCTGCGGCAAGAGCACCGTGGCCAGGGCCGTGATGCAGCTGCTGCCCGCCGGCAGCCGCTGCGAGGGCGGCCTGCTGCTCTGCGGCCGCGATCCGCGCCGGCTGCCCTCGGCCGGGCTTCGGCGGCTGCGGGGGGAAGCAGCCGGACTGGTGTTCCAGGACCCGATGACCCGGCTGAACCCGCTGCTGACGGTGGGCCGGCATCTCAGCGACACCCTCAGCGCCCACCGGCCCGACTGGACGCGCCAGCAGGTGGCCCGGCGCTGCCGCGACCTGCTGGAGCGGGTCGGCATCGGCGCCGCCCGCAGCCGGGCCTACCCGCATGAATTCAGCGGCGGCATGCGCCAGCGGCTGGCCATCGCCCTGGCGATCGCGCTCGAGCCGCCACTGGTGATCGCCGATGAGCCCACCACCAGCCTCGATGTGGCGGTGGCCGGCCAGGTGATGGCCGAGCTGAGCGGCCTGTGCCGGGAGCTGGGCAGTGCCCTGCTGCTGATCAGCCACGACCTGGCCATGGCCGCCCGCTGGTGCGACCGCATGGCGGTGCTCGATCAGGGGCGGGTGGTGGAGATCGGCCCCGCCGCGCGGGTGCTCACGGCCCCCCGGGCGGAGCTGACCCGGCGGCTGGTGGCGGCGGCGCGGCGACGGGAGGGCGAAGGCACCCCCGATCTGCCGGATCGGAGCGAGGCGCCGCGGCCGGTGCTGCAGGTGGAGGATCTGCGCTGCTGGCACAACCTGGCGCCCCTGCCCTGGCAGAGGCAGTGGCTGAAGGCGGTGGACGGGGTGGATCTGGTGGTGCGGGCCGGCGAGACCGTGGGGGTGGTGGGCGCCTCGGGCTGCGGCAAGAGCACCCTCTGCCGGGCCCTGATGGGCCTGGTGCCGATCCGGGGCGGGCGCGTGCGGCTCGATGGGGTGGATCTGGCGGGACTTCCCTCCGGTCGCCGGCGGCTGGCGCGCAGGGGGATGCAGATGGTCTTTCAGGACCCGCTCGCCTGCCTCAACCCCACCATGACGGTGCTGGACGCCGTGGCCGATCCCCTGCGGATCCATGGCCTCGCCGGCCGCAGCGCGGCGCGGGAGCGGGCGCGGCTGCTGCTGGAGCAGGTGGGCCTCAGCCCGGCCGAGCACTTCGGCGAACGGCGGCCGCGTCAGCTCTCCGGCGGCCAGCAGCAGCGGGTGGCGATCGCGCGCGCCCTGATCCTGGAGCCGCGGCTGCTGGTCTGCGACGAGAGCGTGAGCATGCTCGATGCAGAGGTGCAGGCGGAGGTGCTGGCCCTGCTGCGCGGCCTGCAGGAGCGGCTCGGCCTGGCGATGGTGTTCGTGACCCACGATCTGGCCGTGGCCGGCGGCTTCTGCCACCGGCTGATCGTGCTGGAACGGGGCCGGATCGTGGAGCAGGGGCCGGGCGACGCCCTGCTGCAGGCCCCGCAGGCCGCCATCACCCGCACCCTGGTGGAGGCCTGCCCCCGGCTGCCCGTCAGCCCGGCGACCGCCGGCGACGCAGGGCCGTGA
- the ylqF gene encoding ribosome biogenesis GTPase YlqF: protein MSGSPIQWYPGHIARAERQLRDQIDRVDLVIEVRDARIPLATSHPRLGRWLQGRRHLLVLNRRDMVTMAARQAWDRWFRGQGLPPCWCDARAGGGVKALQQAAIDSGRALNERRSRRGMRPRPVRALTLGFPNVGKSALINRLVGQRVVASARRAGVTRSLRWVRLGQDLDLLDAPGVLPPRLDDQNAALSLAFCDDIGQASYDVEQVALAFLARLDRLQAAVAAPDPAALLEKRYGLPGPTAARERAEWLQRAADRHTSGDPARMAQRLLDDFRRLVLGPMALEWPPEPAAQREPEPGPPPDPEP, encoded by the coding sequence ATGAGCGGATCCCCGATCCAGTGGTATCCGGGGCACATCGCCAGGGCGGAACGCCAGCTGCGCGATCAGATCGACCGGGTGGACCTGGTGATCGAGGTGCGCGATGCCCGCATCCCGCTCGCCACCTCCCACCCCCGCCTCGGGCGCTGGCTGCAGGGCCGGCGTCATCTGCTGGTGCTCAACCGGCGCGACATGGTGACCATGGCCGCCCGGCAGGCCTGGGACCGCTGGTTCCGCGGCCAGGGCCTGCCGCCCTGCTGGTGTGATGCCCGCGCCGGCGGCGGGGTGAAGGCCCTGCAACAGGCCGCGATCGACAGTGGCCGGGCCCTGAACGAACGGCGGAGCAGGAGGGGCATGCGCCCGCGGCCGGTGCGGGCGCTCACGCTGGGTTTCCCCAACGTGGGCAAATCGGCCCTGATCAACCGGCTGGTGGGGCAGCGGGTGGTGGCCAGCGCCCGCCGGGCGGGGGTGACCCGCAGCCTGCGCTGGGTGCGCCTCGGGCAGGACCTCGACCTGCTCGATGCCCCCGGCGTGCTGCCGCCGCGGCTGGACGACCAGAACGCGGCTCTGAGCCTGGCCTTCTGCGACGACATCGGCCAGGCCTCCTACGACGTGGAGCAGGTGGCCCTGGCCTTCCTGGCGCGCCTCGATCGGCTGCAGGCCGCCGTCGCCGCTCCGGATCCCGCCGCGCTCCTGGAGAAGCGCTACGGCCTGCCGGGCCCGACCGCGGCGCGGGAGCGGGCCGAGTGGCTGCAACGGGCCGCCGATCGGCACACCAGCGGCGATCCCGCCCGCATGGCCCAGCGCCTGCTCGATGACTTCCGGCGTCTGGTGCTGGGGCCGATGGCGCTGGAATGGCCACCCGAGCCGGCGGCGCAACGGGAGCCGGAGCCCGGGCCGCCGCCGGATCCAGAGCCGTGA